The stretch of DNA ATCTATAGCCGCCTGCCCGCCGATCAGTCGGGCCTGCCCAATGGCGTGCAGCCGCTCACCGAGCAGGAACGCCAGCGTTACGACGCCATCGACCGCCAGGTGATGACGGAGCAAAACCAGGCCATCGCTGCCGAAGCAGCCGCACAGGCCTATGCCCGCTATTACGCACCACCCACGATGGTCTATGGCGGTTATTACGGCGGTGGCTGGGGACGCGGCTGGGGCACCGGAATCGGTTACAACTATGGCCCCGGTTGGGGCTGGGGTTGGGGTTGGTAATACCAGGAAGGCCAAGGCTTCAAGCAGGCCCCAGGCAGACCCCAAACGCGCGTTGAAAAAGCGCAGCCGGATCAGGGGCCGGTGGCATTCCGTCAGAAGTGGCTGAGAAGTGGCTGAGAAGTGGCTGAAAACCGCTTACCGCTTAGCCCGCATGTTTGGCTTTGGGTTCTTTTTTAGCGGCGTGTTTTTTCTCAGCCCTGAGCACACGTGATTCCGGATTCGGCACTACCCGCACAGGCGCCGCAGAGACCTGACCTCGCGTCGAAACCGCTGAGGTTGCCGGGCTCGCCTTGTCCACGGCTTGCGGCACGGAAGCATCCGACGCCACAAACTGCACGAACACCTCGCTGTCCTTGATCATGCCCATCTCATAGCGGGCCCGCTCTTCAACCGCGGCCGTGCCATTTTGCAGGTCACGCACTTCGCCCTCGACCCGTTCATTGCGCACTTTTGCCTCATCGTTCTTCTGTTGCTGCAGCGCCAGTTGCTGTTGCAAGTCATGCACGCGCAACCAGCCGCCATGTCCCCACCACAATGGGTACTGGATCAGCACCAGCAGAACGGCCAGAACAACGGTAACAAGCCTCATGAATTCAACGCGAATAATACGCGCCGCCCTGCGCTATACGCAGGGCGGCGGTGAATAAAACATTAACGGAGAAAAACCCGATCAACGCTTCAGCGCAAATTGTAAAACGCCGACTTGCCCGGATAGCTGGCGACATCGCCCAAGTCTTCTTCGATGCGCAGCAACTGATTGTATTTCGAGATACGGTCGCTACGCGACAGCGAACCCGTTTTAATCTGCCCTGCATTAAGGCCCACCGCGATATCCGCAATCGTGGAATCTTCGGTTTCGCCCGAGCGGTGCGAAATCACCGCGGTATAGCCTGCCCGCTTGGCCATTTCGATAGCGGCGAAGGTTTCCGTCAAGGTGCCGATCTGATTGATCTTGATCAGGATCGAATTGGCAATGCCCCGGTCGATGCCTTCTTTCAGAATGCGCGTGTTGGTCACGAAGAGATCGTCGCCAACGAGCTGAATTTTTTTGCCGAGGCGATCGGTCAGCAGTTTCCAGCCATCCCAGTCGCTTTCGTGCATGCCGTCTTCGATCGAGACAATCGGGAATTTATCGGCCAATGTGGCCAGGTAATCGACGAATTCCGCCGATGACAATTGCAGGCCTTCGCCCGCCAACTGGTATTTGCCATCGTGATAAAACTCGCTGGCAGCGCAATCGAGTGCCAGCAACACGTCTTCACCCACGCGATAACCCGCTTTTTCGATCGCCTGCAAGATGGTGGACAGACACTCGTCGTTGCTGCCGAAATTCGGCGCGAACCCCCCCTCGTCACCCACCGCTGTACTCATGCCACGGCCGCTCAGGATGCTCTTGAGCGCATGGAACACCTCAGCGCCGCAGCGCAAGGCCTCGCGGAAGGTCGGCTGGCTGACCGGCACAATCATGAATTCCTGAATATCCAGGCTGTTGTTCGCATGCATGCCGCCGTTGACGATGTTCATCATGGGCACCGGCAACTGCATCGCGCCCGAGCCGCCAAAGTAGCGATACAGCGGCAAGCCCGCTTCTTCAGCGGCGGCCTTGGCGACCGCCATCGACACCGCCAGCATCGCGTTTGCCCCGAGGCGTGACTTGTTGTCGGTGCCATCGAGTTCGAGCAGGGTCTTGTCGAGAAACGCCTGCTCCGACGCATCGAGCCCCATGATGGCTTCGGAGATTTCCGTGTTGATATGTTCCACGGCCTTGAGCACACCCTTGCCGCCGTAACGGCCCGCTTCGCCATCGCGCAGCTCGATGGCCTCGCGCGAGCCGGTCGATGCGCCCGACGGCACGGCAGCACGGCCCATGGTCCCGGACTCAAGCAGCACGTCGCATTCGACGGTGGGGTTGCCTCGAGAATCGAGAATCTCGCGGCCGATGATATCTACGATTGCACTCATGATTTCCTCAAGAAATGACGTTGAATTCTGATGGCGACGGCCCGGTTTGCATCACATCGATGCGCAGCATGGGCAGGTGACACCTGTCCATGCTGCGCCAGACACGGTTGAATCAGCTCAGTTGAAGTTGTTTTCGAGCAGCGGCATACGCTTGACGGCCTGATCGAGTATCACCAGGGTTTCGAGCAAGTCGGCCATGCGCGACAACGGCACCGCATTCGGCCCATCTGATTTTGCCTCGGCCGGATGGGGATGCGTTTCCATGAAAATGCCGGCGATGCCCGCCGCCACCGCCGCGCGTGCGAGAACCGGCACGAACTCGCGCTGTCCGCCGGAGCTCGTGCCCTGCCCGCCTGGCAATTGCACCGAATGCGTGGCATCGAACACCACGGGCGCACCGGTTTCACGCATGATGGCCAGCGAGCGCATGTCGGACACGAGATTGTTATAACCAAAAGACGCGCCGCGCTCGCAGGCCATGAAGCGATCTTCGGAAAGCCCCGCCTCGCGCGCGGCGATGCGCGCCTTGTCGATCACATTCACCATGTCGTGCGGCGCGAGAAACTGGCCCTTCTTGATATTGACCGGCTTGCCCGAACGGGCGCATGCATGGATGAAATCCGTCTGGCGGCATAAAAACGCGGGGGTTTGCAGCACATCCACCACGGCGGCCACGGGCTCGATCTCAGGCTCGCTGTGGACATCGGTGAGGATCGGCAAACCGAGCTGGCGCTTGACTTCCGACAAAATCCGCAAGCCTTCGTCCATCCCCAGGCCGCGAAACGACTTGCCGCTACTGCGGTTAGCCTTGTCGTAAGACGATTTGTAGATGAGCGGGATCTTGAGCTTCGCGCAGATTTCTTGCAGCTTGCCGGCGGTGTCGAGCGCCATCTGTTCGGACTCGATGACGCACGTGCCCGCGATCAGGAAAAACGGCTGGTCAAGACCGGCTTCGAATCCGCACAGCTTCATGCTTTTTCTCCGGCACGCGATTGCTGACGCGCCAGCGCGGCTTCAACAAACGATTTGAACAGCGGATGGCCATCGCGTGGCGTGGAAGTGAATTCAGGGTGAAACTGCACGCCCACGAACCAGGGATGCATGCTGCGCGGCAGCTCCATCATTTCAGGCAGGTCTTCGCTCGGCGTGCGCGCGCTGATCACCAGGCCACCCGCTTCAAGTTGCGGCACAAACCGGTTATTGACTTCATAACGATGGCGGTGACGTTCATTCACGTCCTGGCCATAAATAGCCTCGGCCAGCGTGCCAGGCTTGACGGGGCAGCGCTGTGAACCCAGGCGCATCGTGCCGCCGAGATCGGATTCCTCGGTGCGTTTTTCTACGCGGCCTTCGCGGTCGTACCACTCGGTGATCAGCGCCACCACGCGGTTAGGCGTGGCCGCATCGAACTCGGTGCTATTGGCGCCTTCGAGCGCCACCACATCGCGCGCGAATTCAATGACCGCCAGTTGCATCCCAAGGCAAATACCCAGATAAGGCACCTGGGCTTCGCGGGCATAGCGAATGGCCGCGATCTTGCCTTCCGTGCCGCGCCGGCCAAAGCCGCCCGGTACGAGAATGGCATCGAGATGCGCGAGGCACTGGACGCCATTGGCTTCGATTTCTTCGGAATCGATGTACTCGATCTTGACCCGGGTCGCCGTATGAATGGAAGCGTGACGCAACGCCTCGATCAGCGACTTGTAGGACTCGGTCAGATCGACGTACTTGCCGACCATCCCGATCGTGACTTCGTGTTGCGGATTGTCGAGCTTGTCGACCAGATCGGCCCACAACGACAGGTCAGCAGGCTTGGGAGCGAGTTTGAGTTCTTCACAGATGATCGCGTCGAGGCCCTGGTCATGCAGCATCTGCGGGA from Paraburkholderia hayleyella encodes:
- the ftsB gene encoding cell division protein FtsB, with the translated sequence MRLVTVVLAVLLVLIQYPLWWGHGGWLRVHDLQQQLALQQQKNDEAKVRNERVEGEVRDLQNGTAAVEERARYEMGMIKDSEVFVQFVASDASVPQAVDKASPATSAVSTRGQVSAAPVRVVPNPESRVLRAEKKHAAKKEPKAKHAG
- the eno gene encoding phosphopyruvate hydratase, encoding MSAIVDIIGREILDSRGNPTVECDVLLESGTMGRAAVPSGASTGSREAIELRDGEAGRYGGKGVLKAVEHINTEISEAIMGLDASEQAFLDKTLLELDGTDNKSRLGANAMLAVSMAVAKAAAEEAGLPLYRYFGGSGAMQLPVPMMNIVNGGMHANNSLDIQEFMIVPVSQPTFREALRCGAEVFHALKSILSGRGMSTAVGDEGGFAPNFGSNDECLSTILQAIEKAGYRVGEDVLLALDCAASEFYHDGKYQLAGEGLQLSSAEFVDYLATLADKFPIVSIEDGMHESDWDGWKLLTDRLGKKIQLVGDDLFVTNTRILKEGIDRGIANSILIKINQIGTLTETFAAIEMAKRAGYTAVISHRSGETEDSTIADIAVGLNAGQIKTGSLSRSDRISKYNQLLRIEEDLGDVASYPGKSAFYNLR
- the kdsA gene encoding 3-deoxy-8-phosphooctulonate synthase; amino-acid sequence: MKLCGFEAGLDQPFFLIAGTCVIESEQMALDTAGKLQEICAKLKIPLIYKSSYDKANRSSGKSFRGLGMDEGLRILSEVKRQLGLPILTDVHSEPEIEPVAAVVDVLQTPAFLCRQTDFIHACARSGKPVNIKKGQFLAPHDMVNVIDKARIAAREAGLSEDRFMACERGASFGYNNLVSDMRSLAIMRETGAPVVFDATHSVQLPGGQGTSSGGQREFVPVLARAAVAAGIAGIFMETHPHPAEAKSDGPNAVPLSRMADLLETLVILDQAVKRMPLLENNFN
- a CDS encoding CTP synthase, with the translated sequence MTKYVFVTGGVVSSLGKGIAAASLAAILESRGLKVTLLKLDPYINVDPGTMSPFQHGEVFVTEDGAETDLDLGHYERFISTKMRKANNFTTGQIYESVIRKERRGDYLGKTVQVIPHITNEIQAFIERGAASATCGEPDVAIVEVGGTVGDIESLPFLEAARQMSLRMGRNSACFVHLTLVPFIATAGELKTKPTQHSVQKLREIGISPHVLLCRADRRIPDDECQKISLFSNVPEDAVISVWDVDSIYKIPQMLHDQGLDAIICEELKLAPKPADLSLWADLVDKLDNPQHEVTIGMVGKYVDLTESYKSLIEALRHASIHTATRVKIEYIDSEEIEANGVQCLAHLDAILVPGGFGRRGTEGKIAAIRYAREAQVPYLGICLGMQLAVIEFARDVVALEGANSTEFDAATPNRVVALITEWYDREGRVEKRTEESDLGGTMRLGSQRCPVKPGTLAEAIYGQDVNERHRHRYEVNNRFVPQLEAGGLVISARTPSEDLPEMMELPRSMHPWFVGVQFHPEFTSTPRDGHPLFKSFVEAALARQQSRAGEKA